TATTTTAAAACAGGTGTCAGCCTGGACTATGGTGAAGTAAAACCAGGTTATGTTCGAGGTTTTAACCATCCCTGTGGCTGGTTCTGTTTCCCTCTCAAGGACAATCCTAGACACAGCCTGTTGATAGGCTTCATCCAGACAGATTTGCGTGGGATGATCCCCCAGTCAGCGGTGGACACGGCTATGGCCAGTAGTCTGACTAACTTTTATTCTGATCTCAGAAAAACCCTGAAAGCATAATCTGTGCTGACCtcaaactgtgtgtgtttcttgcaATCATATTCTGCACCTCATAGTCGATTCTGAAAACCTTAGGATAGGTTGGAAGCTTCCTGCATGAAGGTCTGTAGTATTTTCCTTATAGGTGCTGGTAGTCCCATTTGCACAGAAGAACTGAAAACATGTTTACTCTTAAGTAAGATCCACTGAGCTCAGTGAAACTCACTTGGCAAGCCTTCAGCACATCATTGCTTCTTAGCCAAGCCTTGGACACAGAAGCCCATGGCACTCGTGCAACCACATTCTGGACGGAACTGTAAATCAGAGTGTTCTAGCAAGTTGAGGGAAAGGATCTCTTCCCTGCAGAAATACAGTCTATGGGCTGACCCACACAACATAatttccagaatggaaatcacagTGCTCACATTTGTAGCATCCCCATGGAAGATGCTGGTTTTCACAAAGGGAAGCTGTAGAACTGGGAGGTGAAAACATGTTCTGCTCTAGCTAATTTCACCCCTAAAGGAAACTAGGCAATGATAGGAAAGCTCTGCCATCCAGCAACCCCTTTATTTACTAAGAATGCTTTACTAAACTTTATTACTAGGGAGAAGCCTCATTGAGCacagtaggacttgcttctgagtaaacatggaagGCGTTGGCCTGTAAGAGTGGGAATAGCAATACACTGGCATCTTTTCTTTTCAAGGGCTAAATGTATGAATGCGAAATACTAATGCTTTCATGTACTTTATGTTGCTTGCTAATCCTGATCTAAAAGTTGGTTCAGAATCTTTTATCCTTAAACTAAAAAGCTTGATGCACTGTAGAGAATTCTGTGCTCCTGTTTCCATACTTTACTGCTTTATAGAGTAATTTTGTCATTGGTtatttggggtggcatgcaactgagtcttattcagagtagacccactgaaattaatggcccttgCTTAATCTTTAATTTCAGTGGacctactctgaataaaacttgctTGCATACCACCCATTGTAGCCAAAAAGTTAGCAGTAGTTGTTACTGATAACAAAATAGTAAAGCATGTGGTAATTTGCAAACTGCTCTGATTATTACTAGTACATGGTGACAAGTTTCAATTAGTAACATCTGTAAAATGTATTATCCTTCAATAGGAGATTGGAGGGACTTAACAGTGCTTAACTTTGACTGGGTGCACCTAAGAATTGAACCAAGATTTTCCATAAAAACAGTTTAATAATATTTAAGGCCTATACTCCAGGACATCGTTTTCTTAAGATTGCTCTTATGTTAACATACCAGGAAAGAATTCATTTGAGACTTTGGTAGAGCATAATCTTCTTAAAGCTTCACGatgaggtttatttttttaaattgttaatatgcttcaattatttaaaaatatgtttttaacttcACTTGCTGGTACAAGTGACCCACAGTTCTACTGAAATGACTGCTAGTCATTGAGATGGTGCTACTGCTGGAAGAATATATAGGAATTGTGCTGCAGTTCTGTATTATAAACTGGTGAGAGATTATTTATATAAGATGCTTAAGATGTATATTAAAGTATTCAGTTCAAAATattagtggtggtggttgtttttttaaaaaaagataacgtTGCCAGTCACGCAAATCTGCTTTAtacagagtagctggggaaacccagccagatgggtggggtagaaatatgttgttgttgtgcgtgctctggtccatggggtcacgaagagtcggacacgactaaacaacaaatttattattattattattgtctgccTAGTCCAGCATTGTCTGCTTCAACCAGCACTGACCAGCCAATGTCTTGGGCAAACATCTTTCCCATCCTTTCAGCTGGGATTAAAGCAAAGCATGTGCCCTTACATAAGAGGTAGGGGAACTGGTTCTGGCCAGctagtcccacccacctgtcaattgcCTGATGTCACTAGGACATCAGGTGACCCAAACAGGGCTTGAGCTTGCTGCCAATCAGCTGCTTGGCGCTGACTTCAATCCCAGCAGGCTTGACACCAGCACTTATTAGCTGTTTGCTCATTGACTAgaaaggcttgccaatcaggagtGCACCTTAAGATTGCCAGTTGTGCACTAGCAGCTGCATCTCTCTACCTGCCCCATGCCTGACACCCCATAGCATCTTTGTGACAGGTGTGGGTGATCTGGAGGAAACATCTTGTTGGGGCTGTGGACTTTCAGCACTTGGTGTATTTTTATTATGACAACTAAGTGCAGAAGTCCATGAGCATATTTTTGAGCTTTCCTTCATAACCACAAGTTCACATGTGCCTATTGTGAGCCATCGTATCATAAGGCACCAGCTTGAAAGCTGGTGTTGGATTTCAGGTGTTACTAGGCAGATCTTGGGATCCTGCACAGATGTCTTTCCTGCCAGCTCATCTAATGTAAACATAACATAAAGCGCAGAACCTGGATACACTAACAGCTGGAAATTCTTCCAGATCCTATCCAGTGCTCCATCACTCGAGCATCACCCACCCAGATCAGAAATTCTGAAAGGCACAAAATTGGGGATGATTCTTGGGTTGTCACTGCATTTtcaattttcacaaatatatggtGTTCTAagtacctgccccccccccccccggcacaacgTCTCTATATAAAACCCTTATATCACAGAATGACAAACAGACTTCTCTAGAcatatgtgtttatttttatggtACATGCAAAGTACTTCTTAAACTTTTCAGCATCAAAGTGCATTCTCTTCATTCTCCAGATAATTCGTTTCCATATGGGCATATGAAAGCCTAGGTGAGTTGCACTCATTAAAGCTGCAAACATGCCTAATTCTGAGACTTCAACAGTACTTGTGATAGAAAGGTTTTGCAAGCTTGATCCATCAGATTCTTGGTTATAGTATCCAGGCATTTCCACACACAACTATTTCTTGTTCTTTAGTAACATTGCAAATGGTTTTCTTGATACACTAAGCAACAAAAATGTGCTAGATGTTCGGAGCAAATATAACAAAGCAAATATAATGAAGGTGGGGAAAATATACAGTACAGGGAATGCATACATAGCAATCACACATACACAAGTGTTGCCCAAACCAACTCTAAGGGTCCTTTGCTAGTGGTACTTTTGTGCAACATATCTTGGATTAACCATAATCATTCAATGCTTTACCTAAAAGTGGTCCTTGGTGATAGTCCCACAAAAAGTGCACATATTTCATTAATGGGGGAAAGGAAGGTTTTTATACTTAAGTCAAGTGCCTTAAGCCACAATCGAACacagttaaatgtgcttaatctCATTCTTTTTAGTAGGTTTAAGGCTTCAATTTCTATATGCCTTTGCATCAGTTCTATTaacagtttacttctgagtagacatgcataggattgtgctgttctgTGTTGGATGGTGTCTCCTTTTAAGAGTCTAGAAGTACACATCCCAATATTGTGCCCACCAAAATCCTGAGCAGGAGAGAATTCCTATTCCTTCTTCAGTCAGAAGTAATAGCATTCATAGACTGTTTTCTATACGCTGATACATAATTTGCACAGTAACTTTTACAACAGTCCTGTAACGTAGGCCTATATCATGAGCCTATGTTGCACATGGTGCTGGAAAGTGGAGGTTCAGAGATAGTCGCTTGCCAATGCCACCTAGGGAGTTTGAGGCAACCTCTCTTCACTTAGTCATTATACTAACAGTGCCAAGCTTCTCCAATACTAGCCAATATTAGATGAGAACCCATAAACAACTTTATGGTTATGCAAGGGATTGCAGCTGCGCAGCAAGCCGTTCGGTTTTTGCAATGAGAATCCTGAAGTGTAttgcaaactgtttttgaaagTTTCATGGTGCAATGGAGACCTTCCATACCCATGCTTTCCAGACATACTAATAATGTCCTACCTGCATTACAAATTGGTTATTAACAACCTAGTTCTCTTATACTAGACATGTATTCTATATTGCACACTTGAGATGATTCAACGGCAAAAGTAAGAGACACCGCAGTGACTGAGCAGTGGAAATTATATACAGCTACTCACATGAAAATGCAGCAGTAGGATCAGCAGGAACAGTTGCGCTGCTTGAGGGAACCCTATGTCCTCAAGGTCTGCAGGAGTACAAAAATATTTAGGGCAAAAAAATCCCCCCAAGCCTATGGAGGGCTAAGTATGCTCAGAAGGCATGGGATGCTCTCTGGCTGTTAAGAGAAAAAATGGGAAACCAGGTGGGAAGGGGGAATACAATGAAGTGGCTGGAAACCTGAGCAGGAGCaagccacactgcaacatttaatTGCAGGTCCCGTTCATCCCCTATTATTAGCCTTGACATGCATTAACCATGGGTGTAGCCTGGCTGAACAGAGACTTAAAACCAACTTAAGTCATTTGATTGATTTGTTGCTGTTCTGCAACCAGGAACTGTTGACGTAGCACTCACGAGAAACATAATTCTGTGAAATAATTTTATAATAGTACTTGCTATACTAGACCCTAATCTTGTCTCACctatcagaataataataataccagtgtCTAATTAACTTTACCAATAGCATGTATTCAATGTTAGTCTACACCTCATTTTCCTCCCCTGTCACAGTAAGCTGCTTTCATACCATTATGTGAAATGGTAATGCTATTCCTTAGGCAACCACAGAATCAATGTCACATTTTAAGGCTGCAACCTTATGCACACTGATCCGGGAGAATGTCCCACTGAATTCCACAGAGCTTACTTTTGAATAAGTATACGTAAGATTGAGCTAAAAGACTCTTATAAACTGGAATTTCCATGACCCATACAGAATCAGATATAACACACCCTTGATTTGCCCTGTTTGCAAAAAATTGCCGCAGAAAATGGGTAGCACCAATGCAGTGTGGAATCTTGGTTTCCCAAGAGCACAGATAATTTTCACATACCTGATCAAGTGCTTGTCGTGATCAGATTTACACACCAAATCAAATGTATCTAGaataagtacagtggtccctcgacttatgaattactcgacatccgtaggtttcgacttacgaatgggacaaatggccccacgcttacgaatatttctacatccgaacggaaaccgttggcggatttaaatgtgtttttttcgacttacaaaattttacatgcagttttttcgacttacgaatttttccaaatatttttttcctatgggaaaccgcttttcgacttacgaactttttgacctacaaatgtgcattcggaacgaattaagttcgtaagtccAGGGACCACTGTATAGATGAAGGTTCTGGACCGAATTTTGAACCTTTAGGTGTTTTGATTGTCCCCAGACCTCGTTGCCACCAagatgctgatttttaaaaatatattttatgtggTTCACAGCACGAGTAGCTTCCAGACTTTTGATAAtatgctaagagagagagagagaaagagagagagactagttTTCTGGAAGAATTTCTGAAGCAATTGTATAAGAAGCTAGGAAATCACTGCATGTACCCTGTGTTTCCCGAATGGCtggatttaaaaacaattctGTTTTCCTGGCAGCAATAACCTGCTTCCAACTTCAGGCTCAGTACCCAGAACACATAATGCAAGTCACAGTGTGCAGCTGAGAAAGCAGCCCTTGATTCCTTTCAAGCAGATATGCAGCTGATTGTACGCAGAAGTTGTGATCTGGCACTTCTGATGTGTGCACAGAACTTCACATGTAAAGGGGCCATGTGATATAGCCCTCTTCTATATCAACTCATATTGCATGCAGTGGGCAATCTCCATGCAAGTCCAGAGCATTCCTcttcacagaagaaaaagaacTAGCCCCACCTGCGAACTGCTTTGGATTGTGCTGTGCTTTTCTAGCTAAACACTTCGAATTCTTCCTTTTGCCAGACAGGCAAACACTTTCCAAGAACAACATCTTGGAATCAGTTCGTGTGCTTGGGCACAATGATTCCATgtgcaaaacaaatatttttcatGTAAGATCTATCCATTTATAAATGGGTTGAAATATCATGGCAGCTTTCAAAAGTCATATAGGAAACTTTCACTGCAAAAAACTAACTCAGCATTCTGTTCTGTCGTTATCAGAGTTGTTTTAATTTACCAAGTCTCATAGAAATATTATTTAATTACCTTTCTAACTACAATAgaacagaagacacaaaacatgtGCATCCTCTTGGTTTCCGTAGTTTAACCGATTCTTGTTTCTCTGCAAGATAATACTATTTCaaaggcaaagaaaaaagaatgcaAGAAATAACTAACGTATTGGGGTATTGGCTGTGTTCCTGAAAAGCAACAGAGACTGCAGTGCTACACtgacttacctgtgagtaagctccactgaactctgtggggcatacatacttctgagtataggattgcactaaaAGTTAATTGTTGCATGCTAATTTCT
This region of Zootoca vivipara chromosome 11, rZooViv1.1, whole genome shotgun sequence genomic DNA includes:
- the STARD4 gene encoding stAR-related lipid transfer protein 4 isoform X2 encodes the protein MTSMDIVDEFEENCCIMRYTTAGQLWNIISPREFVDFSCTTDYEDGILSCGVSLDYGEVKPGYVRGFNHPCGWFCFPLKDNPRHSLLIGFIQTDLRGMIPQSAVDTAMASSLTNFYSDLRKTLKA